The following proteins are encoded in a genomic region of Columba livia isolate bColLiv1 breed racing homer chromosome 17, bColLiv1.pat.W.v2, whole genome shotgun sequence:
- the LOC110359133 gene encoding uncharacterized protein LOC110359133 isoform X1: MELEEAVLKGQKRSKARTGRYPGKQPGFAGSRARGHRDHGHSQQHSVGTQGSGGSRDSDTSPDALLAGSRTAELEGHGARCPRGVTSPVPWEKRCWGLAQLLDPQPSPGDRSTSSSICTEDFATRFLEGMEEPLWFSEEEDEPTGDVPTEGDDPGKDESLFPAGRRLDDRRRLVVEQGRHPWQGRSPLARRQSLESLGGRISRLSRSDAQGMGRGGARAAPSAPPALGCEHSPHRSSGCRKDPSTITLRGDNPAAGCPWRAPGTSAGRSSAMAQGGSANGRLPGSSGARTRGHPASRTLGLRWQQLPALWGRRGGDITLAGCDTRKAGAGSRQRRAPCSAHLIPLGQRRTGTDVSPCPGAAAQSWRQGGKQKATLPCTRAAGQPLSLRWSLQRSREGTREMGPGVKETRSKGDRARAGVAPLTHSQDKDTCHRDPTDTERMSRQRACADCQEGLEEERRKTSALQEEKLELQKKLRELEHRTRSLLRQRQRALDQLHVLLQKERVDALRQLREALDQERAGGSTRLQRLQHLLSHPWEPVMLGQAGGSLAMGTSSVCPHRHHALPDSAVGQGPLAAAVSSSPLSPSHALRVLRGLQERIQHHLGELRRAGGAQGPTSQREKGSAQGQQQDQLCVGKAAALGVLKKQLRKSQSKHPHLHPSSLSMGTGHGSLGLLHHLQHCVQELQLEKTPHPGSMGNLTASGGEEGTTAREEVQGQPGTRDSPSATALPKRLIQSKEEVQSSTTEHIKESSAPWE, from the exons cagcacagcgtGGGCACACAGGgctctggtggcagcagggacagtgaCACCTCACCTGACGCCCTCCTCGCTGGCTCCCGGACGGCTG AGCTGGAAGGACACGGTGCCAGGTGTCCCCGGGGTGTCACCAGCCCTGTCCCATGGGAGAAGCGCTGCTGGGGGCTGGCTCAGCTCCTtgacccccagcccagcccgggggACCGGAGCACATCCAGCTCCATCTGCACAGAGGACTTTGCCACCAGGTTTTTGGAGGGCATGGAGGAGCCCCTGTGGTTCtctgaggaggaagatgaaCCCACTGGGGATGTCCCCACTGAGGGAGATGATCCTGGGAAGGATGAGTCCTTGTTTCCCGCAGGGAGAAGGCTGGATGACCGTCGGCGGTTGGTGGTGGAGCAGGGCAGACATCCCTGGCAGGGCAGGTCACCTCTGGCCAGGCGGCAGAGCCTGGAGTCCCTGGGCGGGAGGATTTCCCGACTGAGCCGCAGTGACGCTCAGGGGATGGGCCGGGGGGGAGCCCGGGCAGCCCCCTCTGCACCACCAGCCCTGGGCTGCGAACACTCTCCCCACCGGAGTTCAGGCTGCAGGAAAGACCCATCGACCATCACCTTACGTGGTGACAACCCGGCTGCTGGATGTCCCTGGAGAGCCCCAGGCACCTCTGCTGGCAGGAGCAGCGCCATGGCACAGGGAGGCTCTGCCAATGGCCGTTTGCCAGGTTCCAGCGGTGCCAGGACCAGGGGACATCCCGCCAGCAGGACCCTGGGCCTGAGGTGGCAGCAGCTACCAGCTCTCTGGGGACGGCGTGGAGGGGACATCACCCTTGCTGGGTGTGACACAAggaaggcaggagcaggcagcaggcagaggagaGCTCCCTGCTCCGCTCACC TGATACCCCTTGGGCAGCGCAGAACGGGGACAGATGTGTCACCCTGCCCAGGAGCAGCGGCTCAGTCCTGGCGGCAGGGTGGGAAGCAGAAAGCCACCCTGCCCTGCACG CGTGCAGCAGGACAGCCGCTGTCACTGCGTTGGTCACTGCAGAGGAGCCGGGAGGGGACACGGGAGATGGGACCTGGTGTGAAGGAGACTCGGAGCAAAGGAGACAGAGCCAG GGCTGGCGTGGCACCGCTGACACACTCCCAGGACAAGGACACCTGCCATCGGGACCCGACGGACACGGAGAGGATG TCTCGGCAGAGAGCCTGTGCGGACTGCCaggaggggctggaggaggagaggaggaaaacatCGGCTTTGCAAGAAGAGAAACTGGAGTTACAGAAG AAGCTCCGGGAGCTGGAGCATCGTACCCGCTCCCTCCTGCGGCAGCGGCAGAGAGCCCTGGACCAGCTGCACGTGCTGCTCCAGAAGGAGAGGGTGGACGCCCTTCGGCAGCTCCGGGAGGCCCTGGATCAG GAAAGGGCTGGTGGGAGCACCCGGCTGCAGcggctgcagcatctcctgagcCACCCGTGGGAGCCAGTGATgctggggcaggctgggggCTCCCTGGCCATGGGGACCAGCTCAGTGTGCCCACACCGACACCACGCACTCCCTGACAGTGCCGTGGGGCAGGGCCCTTTGGCAGCAGCGGTCAG CTCATCTCCGCTGTCCCCCAGCCATGCGCTCCGTGTCCTGCGTGGCCTCCAAGAGCGAATCCAGCATCACCTTGGGGAGCTGCGGAGGGCAGGGGGAGCCCAGGGCCCCACCAGCCAGCGGGAGAAG GGCTCTGcgcaggggcagcagcaggatcaGCTTTGCGTGgggaaggcagcagctctgggagtcctgaagaagcagctgaggaaG AGTCAGAGCAAACATCCACATCTCCATCCCTCCTCCCTGTCCATGGGCACTGGCCACGGCTCCCTGGGGCTCCTGCACCATCtccagcactgtgtgcaggagctgcagctggagaagacaCCCCACCCAGGCAGCATGGGGAACCTGACTGCCTCGGGAGGAGAAGAGGGCACCACAGCAAGGGAGGAGGTACAGGGACAGCCTGGGACAAGGGACTCACCTTCTGCCACAGCCTTACCCAAGAGACTAATCCAAAGCAAGGAAGAGGTGCAGAGCTCCACCACAGAGCATATCAAGGAGAGTTCAGCCCCATGGGAATAG
- the LOC110359133 gene encoding uncharacterized protein LOC110359133 isoform X4, producing MELEEAVLKGQKRSKARTGRYPGKQPGFAGSRARGHRDHGHSQQHSVGTQGSGGSRDSDTSPDALLAGSRTAELEGHGARCPRGVTSPVPWEKRCWGLAQLLDPQPSPGDRSTSSSICTEDFATRFLEGMEEPLWFSEEEDEPTGDVPTEGDDPGKDESLFPAGRRLDDRRRLVVEQGRHPWQGRSPLARRQSLESLGGRISRLSRSDAQGMGRGGARAAPSAPPALGCEHSPHRSSGCRKDPSTITLRGDNPAAGCPWRAPGTSAGRSSAMAQGGSANGRLPGSSGARTRGHPASRTLGLRWQQLPALWGRRGGDITLAGCDTRKAGAGSRQRRAPCSAHLIPLGQRRTGTDVSPCPGAAAQSWRQGGKQKATLPCTRAAGQPLSLRWSLQRSREGTREMGPGVKETRSKGDRARAGVAPLTHSQDKDTCHRDPTDTERMSRQRACADCQEGLEEERRKTSALQEEKLELQKKLRELEHRTRSLLRQRQRALDQLHVLLQKERVDALRQLREALDQERAGGSTRLQRLQHLLSHPWEPVMLGQAGGSLAMGTSSVCPHRHHALPDSAVGQGPLAAAVSSSPLSPSHALRVLRGLQERIQHHLGELRRAGGAQGPTSQREKGSAQGQQQDQLCVGKAAALGVLKKQLRKELQLEKTPHPGSMGNLTASGGEEGTTAREEVQGQPGTRDSPSATALPKRLIQSKEEVQSSTTEHIKESSAPWE from the exons cagcacagcgtGGGCACACAGGgctctggtggcagcagggacagtgaCACCTCACCTGACGCCCTCCTCGCTGGCTCCCGGACGGCTG AGCTGGAAGGACACGGTGCCAGGTGTCCCCGGGGTGTCACCAGCCCTGTCCCATGGGAGAAGCGCTGCTGGGGGCTGGCTCAGCTCCTtgacccccagcccagcccgggggACCGGAGCACATCCAGCTCCATCTGCACAGAGGACTTTGCCACCAGGTTTTTGGAGGGCATGGAGGAGCCCCTGTGGTTCtctgaggaggaagatgaaCCCACTGGGGATGTCCCCACTGAGGGAGATGATCCTGGGAAGGATGAGTCCTTGTTTCCCGCAGGGAGAAGGCTGGATGACCGTCGGCGGTTGGTGGTGGAGCAGGGCAGACATCCCTGGCAGGGCAGGTCACCTCTGGCCAGGCGGCAGAGCCTGGAGTCCCTGGGCGGGAGGATTTCCCGACTGAGCCGCAGTGACGCTCAGGGGATGGGCCGGGGGGGAGCCCGGGCAGCCCCCTCTGCACCACCAGCCCTGGGCTGCGAACACTCTCCCCACCGGAGTTCAGGCTGCAGGAAAGACCCATCGACCATCACCTTACGTGGTGACAACCCGGCTGCTGGATGTCCCTGGAGAGCCCCAGGCACCTCTGCTGGCAGGAGCAGCGCCATGGCACAGGGAGGCTCTGCCAATGGCCGTTTGCCAGGTTCCAGCGGTGCCAGGACCAGGGGACATCCCGCCAGCAGGACCCTGGGCCTGAGGTGGCAGCAGCTACCAGCTCTCTGGGGACGGCGTGGAGGGGACATCACCCTTGCTGGGTGTGACACAAggaaggcaggagcaggcagcaggcagaggagaGCTCCCTGCTCCGCTCACC TGATACCCCTTGGGCAGCGCAGAACGGGGACAGATGTGTCACCCTGCCCAGGAGCAGCGGCTCAGTCCTGGCGGCAGGGTGGGAAGCAGAAAGCCACCCTGCCCTGCACG CGTGCAGCAGGACAGCCGCTGTCACTGCGTTGGTCACTGCAGAGGAGCCGGGAGGGGACACGGGAGATGGGACCTGGTGTGAAGGAGACTCGGAGCAAAGGAGACAGAGCCAG GGCTGGCGTGGCACCGCTGACACACTCCCAGGACAAGGACACCTGCCATCGGGACCCGACGGACACGGAGAGGATG TCTCGGCAGAGAGCCTGTGCGGACTGCCaggaggggctggaggaggagaggaggaaaacatCGGCTTTGCAAGAAGAGAAACTGGAGTTACAGAAG AAGCTCCGGGAGCTGGAGCATCGTACCCGCTCCCTCCTGCGGCAGCGGCAGAGAGCCCTGGACCAGCTGCACGTGCTGCTCCAGAAGGAGAGGGTGGACGCCCTTCGGCAGCTCCGGGAGGCCCTGGATCAG GAAAGGGCTGGTGGGAGCACCCGGCTGCAGcggctgcagcatctcctgagcCACCCGTGGGAGCCAGTGATgctggggcaggctgggggCTCCCTGGCCATGGGGACCAGCTCAGTGTGCCCACACCGACACCACGCACTCCCTGACAGTGCCGTGGGGCAGGGCCCTTTGGCAGCAGCGGTCAG CTCATCTCCGCTGTCCCCCAGCCATGCGCTCCGTGTCCTGCGTGGCCTCCAAGAGCGAATCCAGCATCACCTTGGGGAGCTGCGGAGGGCAGGGGGAGCCCAGGGCCCCACCAGCCAGCGGGAGAAG GGCTCTGcgcaggggcagcagcaggatcaGCTTTGCGTGgggaaggcagcagctctgggagtcctgaagaagcagctgaggaaG gagctgcagctggagaagacaCCCCACCCAGGCAGCATGGGGAACCTGACTGCCTCGGGAGGAGAAGAGGGCACCACAGCAAGGGAGGAGGTACAGGGACAGCCTGGGACAAGGGACTCACCTTCTGCCACAGCCTTACCCAAGAGACTAATCCAAAGCAAGGAAGAGGTGCAGAGCTCCACCACAGAGCATATCAAGGAGAGTTCAGCCCCATGGGAATAG
- the LOC110359133 gene encoding uncharacterized protein LOC110359133 isoform X3, whose product MELEEAVLKGQKRSKARTGRYPGKQPGFAGSRARGHRDHGHSQQHSVGTQGSGGSRDSDTSPDALLAGSRTAELEGHGARCPRGVTSPVPWEKRCWGLAQLLDPQPSPGDRSTSSSICTEDFATRFLEGMEEPLWFSEEEDEPTGDVPTEGDDPGKDESLFPAGRRLDDRRRLVVEQGRHPWQGRSPLARRQSLESLGGRISRLSRSDAQGMGRGGARAAPSAPPALGCEHSPHRSSGCRKDPSTITLRGDNPAAGCPWRAPGTSAGRSSAMAQGGSANGRLPGSSGARTRGHPASRTLGLRWQQLPALWGRRGGDITLAGCDTRKAGAGSRQRRAPCSAHLIPLGQRRTGTDVSPCPGAAAQSWRQGGKQKATLPCTRAAGQPLSLRWSLQRSREGTREMGPGVKETRSKGDRARAGVAPLTHSQDKDTCHRDPTDTERMSRQRACADCQEGLEEERRKTSALQEEKLELQKKLRELEHRTRSLLRQRQRALDQLHVLLQKERVDALRQLREALDQERAGGSTRLQRLQHLLSHPWEPVMLGQAGGSLAMGTSSVCPHRHHALPDSAVGQGPLAAAVSHALRVLRGLQERIQHHLGELRRAGGAQGPTSQREKGSAQGQQQDQLCVGKAAALGVLKKQLRKSQSKHPHLHPSSLSMGTGHGSLGLLHHLQHCVQELQLEKTPHPGSMGNLTASGGEEGTTAREEVQGQPGTRDSPSATALPKRLIQSKEEVQSSTTEHIKESSAPWE is encoded by the exons cagcacagcgtGGGCACACAGGgctctggtggcagcagggacagtgaCACCTCACCTGACGCCCTCCTCGCTGGCTCCCGGACGGCTG AGCTGGAAGGACACGGTGCCAGGTGTCCCCGGGGTGTCACCAGCCCTGTCCCATGGGAGAAGCGCTGCTGGGGGCTGGCTCAGCTCCTtgacccccagcccagcccgggggACCGGAGCACATCCAGCTCCATCTGCACAGAGGACTTTGCCACCAGGTTTTTGGAGGGCATGGAGGAGCCCCTGTGGTTCtctgaggaggaagatgaaCCCACTGGGGATGTCCCCACTGAGGGAGATGATCCTGGGAAGGATGAGTCCTTGTTTCCCGCAGGGAGAAGGCTGGATGACCGTCGGCGGTTGGTGGTGGAGCAGGGCAGACATCCCTGGCAGGGCAGGTCACCTCTGGCCAGGCGGCAGAGCCTGGAGTCCCTGGGCGGGAGGATTTCCCGACTGAGCCGCAGTGACGCTCAGGGGATGGGCCGGGGGGGAGCCCGGGCAGCCCCCTCTGCACCACCAGCCCTGGGCTGCGAACACTCTCCCCACCGGAGTTCAGGCTGCAGGAAAGACCCATCGACCATCACCTTACGTGGTGACAACCCGGCTGCTGGATGTCCCTGGAGAGCCCCAGGCACCTCTGCTGGCAGGAGCAGCGCCATGGCACAGGGAGGCTCTGCCAATGGCCGTTTGCCAGGTTCCAGCGGTGCCAGGACCAGGGGACATCCCGCCAGCAGGACCCTGGGCCTGAGGTGGCAGCAGCTACCAGCTCTCTGGGGACGGCGTGGAGGGGACATCACCCTTGCTGGGTGTGACACAAggaaggcaggagcaggcagcaggcagaggagaGCTCCCTGCTCCGCTCACC TGATACCCCTTGGGCAGCGCAGAACGGGGACAGATGTGTCACCCTGCCCAGGAGCAGCGGCTCAGTCCTGGCGGCAGGGTGGGAAGCAGAAAGCCACCCTGCCCTGCACG CGTGCAGCAGGACAGCCGCTGTCACTGCGTTGGTCACTGCAGAGGAGCCGGGAGGGGACACGGGAGATGGGACCTGGTGTGAAGGAGACTCGGAGCAAAGGAGACAGAGCCAG GGCTGGCGTGGCACCGCTGACACACTCCCAGGACAAGGACACCTGCCATCGGGACCCGACGGACACGGAGAGGATG TCTCGGCAGAGAGCCTGTGCGGACTGCCaggaggggctggaggaggagaggaggaaaacatCGGCTTTGCAAGAAGAGAAACTGGAGTTACAGAAG AAGCTCCGGGAGCTGGAGCATCGTACCCGCTCCCTCCTGCGGCAGCGGCAGAGAGCCCTGGACCAGCTGCACGTGCTGCTCCAGAAGGAGAGGGTGGACGCCCTTCGGCAGCTCCGGGAGGCCCTGGATCAG GAAAGGGCTGGTGGGAGCACCCGGCTGCAGcggctgcagcatctcctgagcCACCCGTGGGAGCCAGTGATgctggggcaggctgggggCTCCCTGGCCATGGGGACCAGCTCAGTGTGCCCACACCGACACCACGCACTCCCTGACAGTGCCGTGGGGCAGGGCCCTTTGGCAGCAGCGGTCAG CCATGCGCTCCGTGTCCTGCGTGGCCTCCAAGAGCGAATCCAGCATCACCTTGGGGAGCTGCGGAGGGCAGGGGGAGCCCAGGGCCCCACCAGCCAGCGGGAGAAG GGCTCTGcgcaggggcagcagcaggatcaGCTTTGCGTGgggaaggcagcagctctgggagtcctgaagaagcagctgaggaaG AGTCAGAGCAAACATCCACATCTCCATCCCTCCTCCCTGTCCATGGGCACTGGCCACGGCTCCCTGGGGCTCCTGCACCATCtccagcactgtgtgcaggagctgcagctggagaagacaCCCCACCCAGGCAGCATGGGGAACCTGACTGCCTCGGGAGGAGAAGAGGGCACCACAGCAAGGGAGGAGGTACAGGGACAGCCTGGGACAAGGGACTCACCTTCTGCCACAGCCTTACCCAAGAGACTAATCCAAAGCAAGGAAGAGGTGCAGAGCTCCACCACAGAGCATATCAAGGAGAGTTCAGCCCCATGGGAATAG
- the LOC110359133 gene encoding uncharacterized protein LOC110359133 isoform X2 translates to MELEEAVLKGQKRSKARTGRYPGKQPGFAGSRARGHRDHGHSQQHSVGTQGSGGSRDSDTSPDALLAGSRTAELEGHGARCPRGVTSPVPWEKRCWGLAQLLDPQPSPGDRSTSSSICTEDFATRFLEGMEEPLWFSEEEDEPTGDVPTEGDDPGKDESLFPAGRRLDDRRRLVVEQGRHPWQGRSPLARRQSLESLGGRISRLSRSDAQGMGRGGARAAPSAPPALGCEHSPHRSSGCRKDPSTITLRGDNPAAGCPWRAPGTSAGRSSAMAQGGSANGRLPGSSGARTRGHPASRTLGLRWQQLPALWGRRGGDITLAGCDTRKAGAGSRQRRAPCSAHLIPLGQRRTGTDVSPCPGAAAQSWRQGGKQKATLPCTRAAGQPLSLRWSLQRSREGTREMGPGVKETRSKGDRARAGVAPLTHSQDKDTCHRDPTDTERMSRQRACADCQEGLEEERRKTSALQEEKLELQKLRELEHRTRSLLRQRQRALDQLHVLLQKERVDALRQLREALDQERAGGSTRLQRLQHLLSHPWEPVMLGQAGGSLAMGTSSVCPHRHHALPDSAVGQGPLAAAVSSSPLSPSHALRVLRGLQERIQHHLGELRRAGGAQGPTSQREKGSAQGQQQDQLCVGKAAALGVLKKQLRKSQSKHPHLHPSSLSMGTGHGSLGLLHHLQHCVQELQLEKTPHPGSMGNLTASGGEEGTTAREEVQGQPGTRDSPSATALPKRLIQSKEEVQSSTTEHIKESSAPWE, encoded by the exons cagcacagcgtGGGCACACAGGgctctggtggcagcagggacagtgaCACCTCACCTGACGCCCTCCTCGCTGGCTCCCGGACGGCTG AGCTGGAAGGACACGGTGCCAGGTGTCCCCGGGGTGTCACCAGCCCTGTCCCATGGGAGAAGCGCTGCTGGGGGCTGGCTCAGCTCCTtgacccccagcccagcccgggggACCGGAGCACATCCAGCTCCATCTGCACAGAGGACTTTGCCACCAGGTTTTTGGAGGGCATGGAGGAGCCCCTGTGGTTCtctgaggaggaagatgaaCCCACTGGGGATGTCCCCACTGAGGGAGATGATCCTGGGAAGGATGAGTCCTTGTTTCCCGCAGGGAGAAGGCTGGATGACCGTCGGCGGTTGGTGGTGGAGCAGGGCAGACATCCCTGGCAGGGCAGGTCACCTCTGGCCAGGCGGCAGAGCCTGGAGTCCCTGGGCGGGAGGATTTCCCGACTGAGCCGCAGTGACGCTCAGGGGATGGGCCGGGGGGGAGCCCGGGCAGCCCCCTCTGCACCACCAGCCCTGGGCTGCGAACACTCTCCCCACCGGAGTTCAGGCTGCAGGAAAGACCCATCGACCATCACCTTACGTGGTGACAACCCGGCTGCTGGATGTCCCTGGAGAGCCCCAGGCACCTCTGCTGGCAGGAGCAGCGCCATGGCACAGGGAGGCTCTGCCAATGGCCGTTTGCCAGGTTCCAGCGGTGCCAGGACCAGGGGACATCCCGCCAGCAGGACCCTGGGCCTGAGGTGGCAGCAGCTACCAGCTCTCTGGGGACGGCGTGGAGGGGACATCACCCTTGCTGGGTGTGACACAAggaaggcaggagcaggcagcaggcagaggagaGCTCCCTGCTCCGCTCACC TGATACCCCTTGGGCAGCGCAGAACGGGGACAGATGTGTCACCCTGCCCAGGAGCAGCGGCTCAGTCCTGGCGGCAGGGTGGGAAGCAGAAAGCCACCCTGCCCTGCACG CGTGCAGCAGGACAGCCGCTGTCACTGCGTTGGTCACTGCAGAGGAGCCGGGAGGGGACACGGGAGATGGGACCTGGTGTGAAGGAGACTCGGAGCAAAGGAGACAGAGCCAG GGCTGGCGTGGCACCGCTGACACACTCCCAGGACAAGGACACCTGCCATCGGGACCCGACGGACACGGAGAGGATG TCTCGGCAGAGAGCCTGTGCGGACTGCCaggaggggctggaggaggagaggaggaaaacatCGGCTTTGCAAGAAGAGAAACTGGAGTTACAGAAG CTCCGGGAGCTGGAGCATCGTACCCGCTCCCTCCTGCGGCAGCGGCAGAGAGCCCTGGACCAGCTGCACGTGCTGCTCCAGAAGGAGAGGGTGGACGCCCTTCGGCAGCTCCGGGAGGCCCTGGATCAG GAAAGGGCTGGTGGGAGCACCCGGCTGCAGcggctgcagcatctcctgagcCACCCGTGGGAGCCAGTGATgctggggcaggctgggggCTCCCTGGCCATGGGGACCAGCTCAGTGTGCCCACACCGACACCACGCACTCCCTGACAGTGCCGTGGGGCAGGGCCCTTTGGCAGCAGCGGTCAG CTCATCTCCGCTGTCCCCCAGCCATGCGCTCCGTGTCCTGCGTGGCCTCCAAGAGCGAATCCAGCATCACCTTGGGGAGCTGCGGAGGGCAGGGGGAGCCCAGGGCCCCACCAGCCAGCGGGAGAAG GGCTCTGcgcaggggcagcagcaggatcaGCTTTGCGTGgggaaggcagcagctctgggagtcctgaagaagcagctgaggaaG AGTCAGAGCAAACATCCACATCTCCATCCCTCCTCCCTGTCCATGGGCACTGGCCACGGCTCCCTGGGGCTCCTGCACCATCtccagcactgtgtgcaggagctgcagctggagaagacaCCCCACCCAGGCAGCATGGGGAACCTGACTGCCTCGGGAGGAGAAGAGGGCACCACAGCAAGGGAGGAGGTACAGGGACAGCCTGGGACAAGGGACTCACCTTCTGCCACAGCCTTACCCAAGAGACTAATCCAAAGCAAGGAAGAGGTGCAGAGCTCCACCACAGAGCATATCAAGGAGAGTTCAGCCCCATGGGAATAG
- the LOC110359133 gene encoding uncharacterized protein LOC110359133 isoform X5 yields the protein MEEPLWFSEEEDEPTGDVPTEGDDPGKDESLFPAGRRLDDRRRLVVEQGRHPWQGRSPLARRQSLESLGGRISRLSRSDAQGMGRGGARAAPSAPPALGCEHSPHRSSGCRKDPSTITLRGDNPAAGCPWRAPGTSAGRSSAMAQGGSANGRLPGSSGARTRGHPASRTLGLRWQQLPALWGRRGGDITLAGCDTRKAGAGSRQRRAPCSAHLIPLGQRRTGTDVSPCPGAAAQSWRQGGKQKATLPCTRAAGQPLSLRWSLQRSREGTREMGPGVKETRSKGDRARAGVAPLTHSQDKDTCHRDPTDTERMSRQRACADCQEGLEEERRKTSALQEEKLELQKKLRELEHRTRSLLRQRQRALDQLHVLLQKERVDALRQLREALDQERAGGSTRLQRLQHLLSHPWEPVMLGQAGGSLAMGTSSVCPHRHHALPDSAVGQGPLAAAVSSSPLSPSHALRVLRGLQERIQHHLGELRRAGGAQGPTSQREKGSAQGQQQDQLCVGKAAALGVLKKQLRKSQSKHPHLHPSSLSMGTGHGSLGLLHHLQHCVQELQLEKTPHPGSMGNLTASGGEEGTTAREEVQGQPGTRDSPSATALPKRLIQSKEEVQSSTTEHIKESSAPWE from the exons ATGGAGGAGCCCCTGTGGTTCtctgaggaggaagatgaaCCCACTGGGGATGTCCCCACTGAGGGAGATGATCCTGGGAAGGATGAGTCCTTGTTTCCCGCAGGGAGAAGGCTGGATGACCGTCGGCGGTTGGTGGTGGAGCAGGGCAGACATCCCTGGCAGGGCAGGTCACCTCTGGCCAGGCGGCAGAGCCTGGAGTCCCTGGGCGGGAGGATTTCCCGACTGAGCCGCAGTGACGCTCAGGGGATGGGCCGGGGGGGAGCCCGGGCAGCCCCCTCTGCACCACCAGCCCTGGGCTGCGAACACTCTCCCCACCGGAGTTCAGGCTGCAGGAAAGACCCATCGACCATCACCTTACGTGGTGACAACCCGGCTGCTGGATGTCCCTGGAGAGCCCCAGGCACCTCTGCTGGCAGGAGCAGCGCCATGGCACAGGGAGGCTCTGCCAATGGCCGTTTGCCAGGTTCCAGCGGTGCCAGGACCAGGGGACATCCCGCCAGCAGGACCCTGGGCCTGAGGTGGCAGCAGCTACCAGCTCTCTGGGGACGGCGTGGAGGGGACATCACCCTTGCTGGGTGTGACACAAggaaggcaggagcaggcagcaggcagaggagaGCTCCCTGCTCCGCTCACC TGATACCCCTTGGGCAGCGCAGAACGGGGACAGATGTGTCACCCTGCCCAGGAGCAGCGGCTCAGTCCTGGCGGCAGGGTGGGAAGCAGAAAGCCACCCTGCCCTGCACG CGTGCAGCAGGACAGCCGCTGTCACTGCGTTGGTCACTGCAGAGGAGCCGGGAGGGGACACGGGAGATGGGACCTGGTGTGAAGGAGACTCGGAGCAAAGGAGACAGAGCCAG GGCTGGCGTGGCACCGCTGACACACTCCCAGGACAAGGACACCTGCCATCGGGACCCGACGGACACGGAGAGGATG TCTCGGCAGAGAGCCTGTGCGGACTGCCaggaggggctggaggaggagaggaggaaaacatCGGCTTTGCAAGAAGAGAAACTGGAGTTACAGAAG AAGCTCCGGGAGCTGGAGCATCGTACCCGCTCCCTCCTGCGGCAGCGGCAGAGAGCCCTGGACCAGCTGCACGTGCTGCTCCAGAAGGAGAGGGTGGACGCCCTTCGGCAGCTCCGGGAGGCCCTGGATCAG GAAAGGGCTGGTGGGAGCACCCGGCTGCAGcggctgcagcatctcctgagcCACCCGTGGGAGCCAGTGATgctggggcaggctgggggCTCCCTGGCCATGGGGACCAGCTCAGTGTGCCCACACCGACACCACGCACTCCCTGACAGTGCCGTGGGGCAGGGCCCTTTGGCAGCAGCGGTCAG CTCATCTCCGCTGTCCCCCAGCCATGCGCTCCGTGTCCTGCGTGGCCTCCAAGAGCGAATCCAGCATCACCTTGGGGAGCTGCGGAGGGCAGGGGGAGCCCAGGGCCCCACCAGCCAGCGGGAGAAG GGCTCTGcgcaggggcagcagcaggatcaGCTTTGCGTGgggaaggcagcagctctgggagtcctgaagaagcagctgaggaaG AGTCAGAGCAAACATCCACATCTCCATCCCTCCTCCCTGTCCATGGGCACTGGCCACGGCTCCCTGGGGCTCCTGCACCATCtccagcactgtgtgcaggagctgcagctggagaagacaCCCCACCCAGGCAGCATGGGGAACCTGACTGCCTCGGGAGGAGAAGAGGGCACCACAGCAAGGGAGGAGGTACAGGGACAGCCTGGGACAAGGGACTCACCTTCTGCCACAGCCTTACCCAAGAGACTAATCCAAAGCAAGGAAGAGGTGCAGAGCTCCACCACAGAGCATATCAAGGAGAGTTCAGCCCCATGGGAATAG